A region of the Polynucleobacter sp. MWH-Braz-FAM2G genome:
TCCCACGCGACAAAATGCCAAACATTTATGATGCGTTGACATTAGTTGAGAGTGGCGAAAAATCATTTGCTGAAAAAGGTTTGACCTTTGAAGTTCAGCAACAAATCGGTGACGGTGTAGTTCGCGCGATTGCCATGGGCGCTAGCGATGGCTTGCGTCGTGGCATGGAAGTGAAATCTACTGGCCAACCTATTTCTGTTCCAGTTGGTCCAGCAACGCTTGGTCGCATTATGGACGTATTAGGCCGTCCAATTGATGACGCAGGCCCGATCGCTACTGAAGAGCGTCGCGCTATTCACCAGCCAGCCCCAAAGTTTGATGAGCTCTCCCCTTCGGTTGACTTGCTCGAAACCGGAATTAAGGTTATTGACTTAGTTTGCCCATTTGCTAAGGGCGGTAAGGTTGGCTTGTTCGGTGGTGCGGGTGTTGGTAAGACCGTGAACATGATGGAATTGATTAACAACATTGCTAAGCAACATTCAGGTTTGTCAGTGTTTGCTGGTGTTGGTGAGCGTACTCGTGAAGGTAATGACTTCTACCATGAGATGAAAGAATCTAACGTTATCGACAAGGTAGCGATGGTGTTTGGTCAGATGAACGAACCTCCTGGCAACCGTTTACGTGTTGCGTTGACTGGCTTGACTATGGCTGAAGCGTTCCGTGACGAAGGTCGTGACATTTTGTTCTTCGTTGACAATATTTACCGTTACACATTGGCTGGTACTGAAGTTTCTGCGTTGCTCGGTCGTATGCCTTCTGCTGTGGGTTACCAACCTACTTTGGCTGAAGAGATGGGTAAATTGCAAGAACGTATTACTTCTACTAAGACTGGTTCTGTTACATCTATCCAGGCCGTTTACGTTCCTGCGGATGACTTGACCGATCCATCACCAGCGACAACCTTCTTGCACTTGGACTCTACTGTTGTGTTGTCACGCGACATCGCTGCGTTGGGTATTTACCCAGCGGTTGATCCATTGGATTCGACCAGCCGTCAGCTTGATCCACAAGTGGTTGGTCAAGAGCACTACGAAGTGGCTCGTGCAGTTCAAATGACATTGCAACGCTATAAAGAGTTGCGCGACATTATTGCGATTTTGGGTATGGACGAATTATCTCCAGAAGACAAATTGGCTGTTGCCCGCGCCCGTAAGATTCAGCGTTTCTTGTCCCAGCCTTTCCACGTTGCTGAGGTGTTCACTGGCTCACCAGGTAAATACGTTCCACTGAAAGAAACCATCCGCGGTTTCAAGATGATCGTAAGCGGTGAATTGGATCATTTGCCTGAGCAAGCGTTCTACATGGTGGGTTCAATTGATGAAGCCATCGAGAAAGCCAAGAAGCTTTAATCGAACTCATCTAGGGAAATTATGTCAACCATACGCGTCGATGTAGTAAGTGCTGAGCAATCCATTTTCAGCGGGGAAGCAAAGTTTGTTGCGCTTCCTGGTGAAAGTGGTGAGCTTGGCATTTTGCGCGGCCACACTCCTTTGATTACACGCATTCGTCCTGGTTCGGTTCGCATTGAAAAAGCCGATGGTGATGAAGAGTTTGTTTTCGTAGCAGGTGGCTATTTAGAAGTTCAACCTGATCACGTTACTGTATTGGCAGATACTGCTATTCGTGGACATGATTTGGATGAAGCTAAAGCAATTGAAGCTAAGAAACGTGCCGAAGAAGCAATGCAAAATCGCGGCACCGACTTTGACTTGGCCTTGGCTCAGTCTGAGTTTGCAATGGCTGCTGCTCAATTGGCAGCGATTGCTCGTTTCCGTCGTAAAAAGTAATAGCCGGTCATCTCCTTGTTGTTAAATGATCGGTTTTTAAAGGCCTGCCTGGGCGAAGCGGTTGATCAAACACCGCTTTGGCTCATGCGCCAAGCCGGTCGTTACCTCCCTGAATACAACGCCACGCGCGCTAGAGCTGGAAGCTTTTTAGGGCTCGCAAAAAATCCTGCTTACGCCACCGAAGTAACTCTACAGCCGTTGGATCGCTATCCATTGGATGCCGCGATTTTATTTTCAGATATCTTGACCATTCCTGATGCAATGGGATTGGGTCTGAAATTTACTGCTGGCGAAGGCCCAAGTTTTGAACACCCTCTTCGCACTGAAGATGCGGTTAAGAAATTACGTGTTGCCGATATGGATCAGCTCAAATATGTATTTGATGCTGTTTCAGAAATCCGCAAGGCACTTATTCAGGATGGTAAGCAGCGCGTTCCACTGATTGGTTTCTCCGGGAGCCCTTGGACACTTGCTTGCTACATGATTGATGGATCAAGTGCTGACGATTTTCGTCATGCTAAAACAATGATGTTTAGTCGCCCTGATTTGATGCAACAGATCCTAGAAATCAATGCTCAATCCGTTGCTAACTATTTAACAGAACAAGTAAAGGCTGGGGCACAAGCATTGATGATTTTTGATACATGGGGCGGTATGTTGCCGGACGGCTGGTATCAAAAGATTTCCTTGGCTGCAATGCAAAAAGTGATTACCTTATTGCCGCGCAATCATGAGGGCCAAAAGATACCGGTCATCATGTTTACTAAGGGCGGTGCAATTTGGTTGAATGATATGGCTCAAGTTGGCGCAGATGTTATTGCTATTGACTGGACTATGTCATTAAGTCGCGCAAGAAAGCAATTACTTGCCCTGAACAAACCATTGGCATTGCAGGGTAATTTAGACCCATTAATTTTGTTCTCTGAGCCAAAACAAATTGCAGAGCAAGCTAAATTAATATTAGAGGACTTGGCAGCTGCCCCGGCTCTTAGGTCTGATTTGCATCCATTGGATGGCCACATATTTAATTTGGGCCATGGGATTTCCCAGTTCACGCCGCCTGAGAGTGTGACTGCGCTTGCTGAGGCTGTCATCAATCGCTCAAGGTCTCTCAGGGTAAAGTCATAATACTGAGTGATTGCTAACTTGCCGCTGAAAATTTTAGCGAAAGTTATGCACAGATAGCTACAAAATTTGAAATTCAGTGAGATTGCGAATAATGGTGAAAATTCACTTTCGAATCCACTCATAACTTATTGTTTTATAAGTAAAATAACTAAAAAGCTTAAAATAGGTGCAAAAATAGAGAGCCAATAAATAGGCTTATTAATCAGAAACCTTGGATGATATCCACAGACTTATCCACAAGAAAAAAAGAAATTTGATGTAAATCATGCGCTCCCCAACAGTAGTCCAGATTGTTGTCGATAAGCCCTTGGCCCAGGGTTTTGACTATCTGTGGGATGAGGGTTTGCTGGGCGCCCCACCAAATATTGGAATGCTTGTTGAGGTTCCCTTTGGTAGGACTTCCTTGGTTGGAGTTGTTATAAAAGTAAGTACTTACTCAGATTATGAAATAGATAAATTAAAGCATGTAAGTAGATATTCTCCACTACCTCCACTTGACCCGGGCATCCTGCGCCTGATGAACTTTGCTAGCCAGTATTACATCCATGCCCTTGGTGAGACCATCATTCCGACAATTCCTCAGATGTGGAAAAAGCCAGATGAATGGGAAAAGATTCCTAATAAGTTGGTTGCCGACAAAGAGAAGCAAAAGAAAAAAAAGAAGCAAGAAGGGGCCGAAGGATTTATAGGTGTAGTCCATTTAAATGAAGGACAAAAATTCGCGCTAGAAAAATTACGCACAATTCCCCCAAACAAATTCAAAGCAATACTTTTGCAAGGTCAAACGGGGAGCGGAAAAACTGCTGTATTTTTAAATTGGCTTAGCGGAATCTTGGATGATGCAAAAGCGCAAGTTTTACTATTGGTGCCAGAAATTAATTTAACGCCCCAGTTAGAGCGTAGAGTGCGCGCTTATTTCCCAGAAAAGGAAATGGTAGTTCTTCACAGTGGCGTAAGTGAAAAAGTTAGAGGCATTGCATGGCATGACGCAATCACAGGTAAAGCCCAAATTATTTTGGGTACCCGCTTGGCTGCGCTAACACCCCTACCTAATCTGAGTGCAATCGTTGTTGACGAAGAAAACGATCCTTCTTATAAACAACAAGATGGCATCAGATACTCTGCACGTGATCTTGTAATTTGGCGAGCTCACGACCTTAAAATTCCGATCCTTTTAGCATCAGCCACGCCCTCGCTTGAAACATGGATGGCTGCCAAAGCAGGACGTTATGAACACATTCGTTTAGATCGGCGCGCTCAAGGCGCTAATTTGCCAAGTGTTCACTTAATCAACACTCGAGATCCTCAAACGCAATTTAGCCCAGGTGATGGCTGCAAGCCAAAAATAAAAAGTCCGATCACTAAGACGCTTTGTAATGCCATTAGTCAGAATTTAGAAAAAAAGCAGCAAAGCCTAATACTGATTAATCGGCGCGGCTACTCGCCTGTATTGAGTTGTAGCGCATGTTCGTGGCTATCAAAATGTGGGCAATGTAGTTCTTACATGGTTCTTCACAAAGCAGGCGCAATAAGTAGAAAGTCAGTTTTAAGTTGTCATCATTGTGGTTTGGTTAAACCAATCCCAACGCATTGCCCTGATTGTGGGAATGCTGATCTTAAGACTTTGGGACAAGGCACGCAAAAGATAGAGGATTTGGTTGAAGAGATGTGGCCTAGTGCCCGTGTACTGCGTGTTGATACAGATTCAAGCAGAAAGAGTAAGGGTGCAGAGGCGCTATTTCAGGAGATACATGAAGGAAATGTAGATATCGTCGTGGGAACCCAGATGATTGCCAAGGGACATGATTATCAAAACATTGGTTTGGTCGCCGTTTTAGACTCTGATGGTAGATTGTTCTCTCAAGATTTTAGGGCTGCAGAAAGATTGTTTGCACAACTAGTTCAAGTCGCAGGTAGAGCGGGACGTGCCAACAAAGATGGTGAAGCGGGTGGCGAGATTTACATTGAAACCCAGTTCCCAGATGCTGCCGTATTCCAGTATTTATTGCGCCATGATGTCGATGGATTTTTATCGTATACGGCACACGAAAGAAAAGAGGCGGGTTTGCCACCCTTTTCTTATCAGGCTCTGGTACATGCAGAAGCTAAAAACCTAGATAAAGCGATTCAGTTTTTGAATGTATTGAAGAGGCAAATGCATTCTCAAGGCCGGATATCTAAAGGTCTCAGGGTATACGACCCAGTGCCTAAAGCGGTGATGCGGGTCGCAGGTACTGAGCGCGCCCAACTCTTAATTGAGTCGGAAGATCGTAAAGATTTACAGGAAATACTTGAGGCAATGGATCGCTATTTGCGTGAGAATTCTCAGGGTCGGATTACCAAGGAAGGTCGTATTCGTTGGCTAATTGAACGTGATCCTATTTCCATCTAGGTTTAGGCGCCAGGACCAGCGCTGTATTCTTCTAATGTTAAGAGTCGACTTAAATCTGAAACTAGGCTTTCGTTAGATAAAGGCTTAATTTTGAAAAGCCAAATCCCGTATGGGTTTTCATTAACGAGTTCTGGTGCAGCATCTACTTCATTGTTGAGAGCAACAATTTCTCCGCTTACTGGCGCATGAATATCACTAGCTGCTTTAACCGACTCAATGACAGCAATTGCCTCACCCTGCTTTACCTGTTGACCAAGTTTGGGTGCTTGAAAAAACATCACATCACCCAAAGCCTCTTGCGCATGATTGCTAATACCTACCCATATAAGGCCATCACCTTCTTGGTCTGCCCATTCGTGAGTTTCTGCGAATTTAAAAGTTTCTTGAGAGTTCATTGTTTTTCCTTTGCTTTCATTTTATGCCGACTCTCATAAAATGATTGCTCATCCAATTATGAATTTATCTTCTATATCCATATGCCAATTAAATTAGGAATTGTTCCGGTTACGCCCTT
Encoded here:
- the gcvH gene encoding glycine cleavage system protein GcvH, with translation MNSQETFKFAETHEWADQEGDGLIWVGISNHAQEALGDVMFFQAPKLGQQVKQGEAIAVIESVKAASDIHAPVSGEIVALNNEVDAAPELVNENPYGIWLFKIKPLSNESLVSDLSRLLTLEEYSAGPGA
- the atpD gene encoding F0F1 ATP synthase subunit beta, coding for MSNGNIVQCIGPVVDIQFPRDKMPNIYDALTLVESGEKSFAEKGLTFEVQQQIGDGVVRAIAMGASDGLRRGMEVKSTGQPISVPVGPATLGRIMDVLGRPIDDAGPIATEERRAIHQPAPKFDELSPSVDLLETGIKVIDLVCPFAKGGKVGLFGGAGVGKTVNMMELINNIAKQHSGLSVFAGVGERTREGNDFYHEMKESNVIDKVAMVFGQMNEPPGNRLRVALTGLTMAEAFRDEGRDILFFVDNIYRYTLAGTEVSALLGRMPSAVGYQPTLAEEMGKLQERITSTKTGSVTSIQAVYVPADDLTDPSPATTFLHLDSTVVLSRDIAALGIYPAVDPLDSTSRQLDPQVVGQEHYEVARAVQMTLQRYKELRDIIAILGMDELSPEDKLAVARARKIQRFLSQPFHVAEVFTGSPGKYVPLKETIRGFKMIVSGELDHLPEQAFYMVGSIDEAIEKAKKL
- the priA gene encoding primosomal protein N' — its product is MRSPTVVQIVVDKPLAQGFDYLWDEGLLGAPPNIGMLVEVPFGRTSLVGVVIKVSTYSDYEIDKLKHVSRYSPLPPLDPGILRLMNFASQYYIHALGETIIPTIPQMWKKPDEWEKIPNKLVADKEKQKKKKKQEGAEGFIGVVHLNEGQKFALEKLRTIPPNKFKAILLQGQTGSGKTAVFLNWLSGILDDAKAQVLLLVPEINLTPQLERRVRAYFPEKEMVVLHSGVSEKVRGIAWHDAITGKAQIILGTRLAALTPLPNLSAIVVDEENDPSYKQQDGIRYSARDLVIWRAHDLKIPILLASATPSLETWMAAKAGRYEHIRLDRRAQGANLPSVHLINTRDPQTQFSPGDGCKPKIKSPITKTLCNAISQNLEKKQQSLILINRRGYSPVLSCSACSWLSKCGQCSSYMVLHKAGAISRKSVLSCHHCGLVKPIPTHCPDCGNADLKTLGQGTQKIEDLVEEMWPSARVLRVDTDSSRKSKGAEALFQEIHEGNVDIVVGTQMIAKGHDYQNIGLVAVLDSDGRLFSQDFRAAERLFAQLVQVAGRAGRANKDGEAGGEIYIETQFPDAAVFQYLLRHDVDGFLSYTAHERKEAGLPPFSYQALVHAEAKNLDKAIQFLNVLKRQMHSQGRISKGLRVYDPVPKAVMRVAGTERAQLLIESEDRKDLQEILEAMDRYLRENSQGRITKEGRIRWLIERDPISI
- the hemE gene encoding uroporphyrinogen decarboxylase, which translates into the protein MSLLLNDRFLKACLGEAVDQTPLWLMRQAGRYLPEYNATRARAGSFLGLAKNPAYATEVTLQPLDRYPLDAAILFSDILTIPDAMGLGLKFTAGEGPSFEHPLRTEDAVKKLRVADMDQLKYVFDAVSEIRKALIQDGKQRVPLIGFSGSPWTLACYMIDGSSADDFRHAKTMMFSRPDLMQQILEINAQSVANYLTEQVKAGAQALMIFDTWGGMLPDGWYQKISLAAMQKVITLLPRNHEGQKIPVIMFTKGGAIWLNDMAQVGADVIAIDWTMSLSRARKQLLALNKPLALQGNLDPLILFSEPKQIAEQAKLILEDLAAAPALRSDLHPLDGHIFNLGHGISQFTPPESVTALAEAVINRSRSLRVKS
- a CDS encoding F0F1 ATP synthase subunit epsilon — its product is MSTIRVDVVSAEQSIFSGEAKFVALPGESGELGILRGHTPLITRIRPGSVRIEKADGDEEFVFVAGGYLEVQPDHVTVLADTAIRGHDLDEAKAIEAKKRAEEAMQNRGTDFDLALAQSEFAMAAAQLAAIARFRRKK